tttttccaaaaaatgaaatttgactCAAATACTAGTTTTTTCTAGTATTGagaaatttgaattatttgtcAACAATATTTGTCAAATAATAACAAATTGTATAGCCAAACATTATTTACCAagttttatttttccaaaaactACCCATGCCCAGACGGTTCGTGTAGTAATTGAATGACTTTTTTGTTAGAAAAATGGATCGTTAACTTTTATATTACTTCCTTTAAAATTGAGTGACTGATGTAATAAAAAAGTTAAATGACCATTCCTTCGTGGTCGGTCTTCTTCCCTTTTCACTTATTGGTACGTCCATAAAGACAGAAAATAAAGGGTGTTGAAATGCATTGAGGTAATAATGTCAATCGTGTGAAGGTAacgaaagaagaaaataatgagcaaaaataaaaattcttaacTACTCTGTAAGCTATAGACTTAATAATTCCTTCAATCGGTGGAGGAATAGACATGGTATGTATGATCAAAATTCAACTGTAAAGTCAGTGGAAATCATTCACTATTAAAATTTCAAATCCCAATCATTTCTTTTCCCAATCTTTCTTCAGACAATTTTAATACTAATCGACATATATGTTGTaaagtttttatttattcatttttcttttggtGATTTGACAATGGAACACACTCGACGATGCTTTCAAAGATAATTTAGTTTAATTAGTAGAGTAATCACCACTAATCTTTTTGAGTTCTTCAATTAAAGAAAACAATAAATTCCTTATACTTAAAATAATTTAGCAGGTTTTCTGATTTTAAGTTGACTATTTAAGCCCTCTATACTTAGTAAAATTATTGAAAGACAATTTCAATCACTTTCGATATTTTTGCTACTCtgccaattttaaaaaaaattaaagattggtATGTTGTCCTTCCTATAGTGAATAGGGATATTGTAGAAGGTGTGCTTACATACAAGCGTAAGAGCACAATACTAGTATTCTAACATGCCCCTCAATCGACACGTAGATGCATGAAATTTGATTAGATCTCAAACAGTTTTGGGTTTTTCTGAGTTCTGTTAGGACTTTAAATATAAAGTGCACATGGACTTCATCGAAGACTAATAATAAAAAACACGAATAACAAATATACGgacaaagaaattgaaaaaagagttacaataaagtgaaatatcaattttttagtGTCAACTCTTTAGGAGAAGTTTATTGGCAAGGAGAAGTTGCCTTAGAAACTTAATGATAACACTCTTGTTTCAGGGATTAAGCGCGCCTTTGACAGCACTGGTCTCACATGCCCATTTACAACGAACCGCAATAACATTCAGAGGGAGAGAAACAAGAAGAACACTAAACTCATCAGCCATAACAGCATGGGGGTCCTTAACATCAGAACTACAACAAGATGGCTCAATGCGTAAGTCAGAGAGTGACTGAGCAAGTAAGGAGCAAATAGTCCAAAGCTActtcatagatgatattgcaGGAGTATGTCAACAACATTTTCAGGTTCATACAGTATGTAGAATGTTTATTTTGACCATGAGATTGGATTGTCATAATCAAATCGAAAAACAAAGCTATAGGTATTAACATAGGAAATGCAAGCTTACCTTGGATTTTCATTTGCTACATTGGAGCAGTTTTTCCCATCTTGTTTCAAATGTTGCATCTACCCAAGTCTCGTTATTAATGGATCAGCTATGTTCTCATTCTTTCAGTTATTCAGACAGATTGACTTTTGTTGCTCTACGTTTAATTCTCTGCAAAAAGGAGTCTTAAGTGATTTAAGGAACTCAACTGAATCCAATCACAGGAACAGACATATCTATGTTACTATGTTCATTTCTAACGTGACCAAGTAGCTAAATATTGTCAAGATTTTATTCTACAACTTTCCTTTTTGGAACTTATCAAAAAGGAAACGCAGTAGTGCTTTGTTATGTGAGCTAATAAGTTAGAAGCTCCTATTAGTTGAGGAAGGGAGGTAGAAACTAAAGGAGGAAATAGATCTGATAGCATAATAGTCTTCAGAAGGTAGTttttttcaactaaaaacatgattgGCAGTTTAAACTGTCTTTTATTTAGATTGACAATAGACTTAACGCTCTAAAATGAGGATCTATGAGCTCATTTCATCGAGGTCTATGTGAACTTCcacaaaaatagagaagaaaagcAGAGAAAGAGTTTCTGACTACCTCTTCCTATCACACCGATAGAATGAGTGCAACCATGGCAAGCAAGACGCGAATAGAGCTGTCTTTCACAATAGGAGAGAATACTTCATTGAAGTCCACACCCTCTCTCTGACTATAGCCCTTTGCAACCAAGCGTGCGAGGAATTTTGGATGGGGTATTCGAGCCTGCTGCATACGATTAGCCAGCCTTGCAGCGGCAAAAGGATTAGACGTCCCCCCATGCTACGGTTCCCTGCGGTCCAAACCCGGTACTGCTTTAGGTTAGGGAGCTGGACGATAATAGCTCCTCCGCATCCCAAAGCACGCTGCCCTCCTAGGCGCGCATACTTGTGCAGGTTCAGGGCAGTGTGCGGCATGAAAAAGATGGATAGGAATAAGAGAAACAGACCTCAGGTCTGCAAACCTTGAAAAAATGGATGGTGGTTATCAGATGCAACATCCCTCTGTCGTCTGAGACAACATACAAAACCCCATCTCACAGTAAGGCAATGAAAACACATCAGCTCTCTCCTTTCTGGTTCCAAAGTAGTCAAAACTCAGAAGGAAAATACCCAACTTCCTCATGTATAGTGAACTTCATCTCCTCCTGACTGGTGAACCAAGTGATGCAGGAATTGGAATTAGGTTTCACGAATTTTACAAAATGTTATAGTAGAAACAAGTGCTTGATAAACTAATGAACAGTTGAAATATGCATGAAAAAGATTGGTGTAAGTaatagttttatccaatttgtgaGAAAGTTTTGGCATTAAGATGTAAAATATCAAGTGCATAGCAAGTTTACCTCAATATTTGGTAGAATGCACAAGCTGTTACTCAAGTATCTTTTTCAATAATCAAATTCAGGGCATATTGTACACATCTCCTGCTTTGTATAGCTGGAATTAACGATTTACCGGTCAACTATGGTGGAAACATCAGCTATACTGTTAACTGTTTGAAGCCTATCTATGTTGATTCCCTGCCTCTACAAATTATGTAAAAGCgtaagaagaaaaacaaaggtAATACCTTTACTGAATGTGAATCCATACTACTGCTTTTAGGCATAACGTAAGCAGGTGAATCCTCGTGATTAGCTTCTATCCACTGAAACAAATATAATGCCTTCAAATGGGAAGAAAAATAGGCAGAAAAATATAGGATATGAGACAAGTAACCAAGCAGCATTTCAGGTCACATTCTTAAAGCTAAAAATAAACTGCATGACATTGTGAAAAAATTTAGTTagtaaacaatttaaaataggataaAACAGCACTTagtctcagtagattgtctataggtaacACATCAACCAGCTGGGCAAATTACCAAAAAGTAAAAGCTAAATCACTCTCTTCAACTGTCGTTTTCACTCTTCAGCACATACCTCTTTTACATCAAGTGCAAAAATATGTTCCTCATCACAACCTAGATAAGAATCACACATGAAATACAGTTTGTACTTCCTCGTTCCAGCTTCAGCAGGGGCAGTGAAATCAAGCTTGATCCTTGACTTCCTATGAAGATTAACCCTCTTAATAGCTACTAATTGGTTGCTTTCAATATCACCAACAACAAGCCACCATCCTTCTTCCTTGTCTTTAGGATATTTAGGCGCAAGCACAGGTCCAACCTCACTTCTACCCTTAAGATCTCGCTCTAGAGTCACCTGTAAAGTCACATTGTCTCCTGCTCTTACATTACCACCGCCAAGCACATCATATGTCAAATCAATGTATGGATACCCCTCACAGAAATGGTCAATATCCATAAGCTGAGACTCTGACATTTGCAAGAGCTCGTCTCTCTCATCATCTTTCATCTCCACTAAATCAAacactctctctattttctttccaTGATTCTCTTGACACTTCTTAGCCAATTCTCTTGTGAAATGTGGAAGTTGAAGAAGCTCAGAATCATGCCCCCACATTCCTTGAGTGATCATCTGGCTCACTTCCATCGCTAGAAGTGCTAGATTCAGTCATCCATTACTGGATATTACATCAACCATTGCTTGAAGCAGCCTACTAGCAGAAAGAATTACCTCTTGCTGGTCAGAAGCAAGATTTCCACCTACCGTTTGCCTAGAGAAGTGGGCTTGTAAAAGAACATTAGCCTTGACATGAGGGTCTGCATATTTGGGATTCCCGAAGGAGAAGCGCTGATGATTAATTAACCTTCTTATCAACTCCTCTTCACCAAGTCTTATTGGAAGCTGTTCATACTCCGTTGCTGAAAGCAAAATTTCAAGCAGGCCCTTCAACTTTGTTGTGGAGGTCAAAGAAGAGCTAAAACGTTCTATGGTCATGTAACTGATGTAAAAAAATGACGCAATCCTGCCATGATTCAGGGGAGAAAGAAAAACGTCATCTACCACAGTAACACAATTGCTAGACTCCAAGTCACTGATCGTGCTCTACTAGCTCTGAGAGGTGATCTGAAATATGCCTGTGACTAACACCCTGTAGATTATAGTAGTTTGGATTCTGAGTGACCTTCTGTACATAAATGTCCATGTAAGGTAATCTATAGCATCCTGCTTGTTCTGAATAACTCCAACAACCATCTCTGCGTTGAAATTGTCATGGAGATAGTGCTGCAAATGGCTCTCAACTGAGAAAGCTTCACATAAGAACTTCTTGTAGTAGTCCTTGCGTGGTTCATGACACAGGATGATACACTTCCCCGACCTATCTACAAGAGGTCGACCGGCATGACCCATCATCTGCAATAAATTACTCACTGGATAATCACTGTGCACATTTTCCCTACCATCATGGTACTGCGTTCCCATAACAACCACCAGATGGGCAGAGAGGCCCACTCCCCAACATATTTTACTGCTCATTACACATACTTGAATCCATCCAGTTTCAAATAATGTCTTCACTATATCCTGATCTGTGCCAGACAAGCTTTCATGCAAGTAGCCTACACCATACTTAAGTGTCTCTTTTAGCACAGGCTTATTGATCCTCTCCACAAAAGGCTCCAGCTGTGTTCCACAATTCAGCAAAAACACAGGTGTGTCTTTGCTGTCCATGCTTGAGTAAGCCATCAGATCGACCGCAGCGAGGCATGCATGCTTCCTCGTGGGAACATACACTATTGCTCGTTTTCCGTTCCTTGCATGCTGTACTATTGCAGTGTACGTGGGTTTTGTCATGGCTTGCATCCTAGCTTCAAAGTTAACAATATCAACACCCTGAAAATGTATCTCCAGTGGCACAGGCCTGACACGAGGAGGAAAGTTGAAAATTCCATGAGATGTAGCCCCAATCCACCCCCCCAAATCCTTGGCATTAGCCAGGGAAGTTGACAAAGCAACAATACGAATATTGTTCTCAACCTGACTTGAGATATATCGCATTCGAGAGACAATCACCTCAAGCACTGCACCGCCTTGGCCACCAATCAGGTGCAGTTCGTCAACAATGAAAAGACTTACTTGCTGAACATGCTTGCGCTGTTTCCAGCGGCGAGATAAAGCATCCCATTTCTCAGGCGTGCTAACGATTAATTGACCCTTCTCTAACAGTTTTAAATCAGTCGCCTTTTCCCCAGTTAATTTAACCACTCTCATTCCGAGAGAGTCCCCAAATTTTTTCTTCCAGTCACTGTACCGCTCCTTAGCAAGAGCCTCAAGGGGAGCGATATACACTGCACGTAAGATACTATCAGGTCCTTTCCGATGATTTCTCAATATGGAAAATTCAGCACAAATGGTCTTCCCACTACCAGTTGGAGCTGCAACCAAGACGTTGTCATCTGAGTTGTAAAAAACTGTAAAAACCTGAGTTTGAACTGGATTGAAATGCTTAAAATCTCGGTAAAGCGCTTCATAAACTGGATTCCTCAATGCAGTAACTGGTAGAGGTTGCAAGTCTAGTAAATCGGTGGGAGGAGGATACATCTCTGGAAAAATCAGGTGCCAGAAAGAAACTGGTAAAACAGTCTGGGACCCTATCCATCTGTCAGACACAACACGGATGAAGTATTGAGGAGGCAACAGTTCATAAATTGGGACAGTGAAGCTCAAAGTATGGTCCTCATCAATGTACTTCTTCTTCAGCATGAAATATTCATGATGAAGGATACGCTCTCTATCGTTATCTTCTACAATAACCCAGAAAGGTTCTACATAACCATGGACCTTGTCGTCCCACTGGAAATCTGGTGTGATAGTCAATTCTACTCTCAGGACCGAGCGGGTAATTGGTTGAACATGTGCTGCAAGGTTGAGCTTTGGGAACTGATGAATGAACTTGTGAAGTATTCTTCCCTCCTTTGGGAAACGAATAAGCTCCCCTAATTCTTGTGATGAAAGATCATAATACTGGTCCCAAGCCAAATCTTTCTTCTCCAATCTCATCAAGATTTCATTTGGAATGCCATGGAATTGGCGAAGAGGTGTCTGCACACTCCACATCCTCTTACTTATCATCTTGCACCATTTCAAGACCTTCTCAGCTAAGAGAACCCATCCTCTTTTCAGAACTATTTTCCCATCCTCTTTTCAGAACTATCTCAAAAAGGGCTCGCATCAGACGTGCAGCACTCTGTGTTATATAAACCATGTCGGCTGCCAAAGACAACCCTTCAAGCTTCAGCTGTGAAATATATGCCTGCAGTAGAACATTGATCTTGGCACTGGGCTCCTCAAGACTCTCTTTTATCGGAATGGGAACACGATCCAGAAGCTTTGCCAATTCTATTCTCTCATCCTGCCTTACTGTCACACATTTGAACTCCTCGCTGAGAGAGAAGAGTCTGCAAAACTCAATATCACCCattgttggtttcaagtgctcATTGTATGTGGAAATTGTCCCATGAGTTATGTAGTAACAGCTAGCAATGCGACCCAAGTCAGTTACCTGGAAATATCCACTCTTCTTATCATACTTAATCAGGTGTTTTTGTCCAGTAATGCAGCTGCAGAATGAACCAAGTCAGCACACCTTTGCTCCAAAGCATCTTCAGTTTGGAGACCATTCGCAGGAAGACCATAAAGACTGGGATTTCGTACCATTCGAACATAGAGGTAAGTATAGAGGATCCACTTGCATGCCTCTTTGGCATTCTGCACCGTTCCAAGGGCAATCTCTGCGTTCAACTGATCAGGCAACTTAGATATGAACTGACTTTCAATAGGAAGTTGCTGATTCATTAAAGAAAGATAATATTTCAGTTCACTGTGTCCAGTTATGACGATTCCTTCACCATAAGTGTCATATTGAGGCCTTCCAGCACGGCCAAGCATCTGCATAATATCGAGGGGACTTAGTTCAGTCCAGGCTCCTTTCTCAGGGTTGTATATCTGGGTGCCTTTTATAATGACAGTATGGGCAGGTAAATTGACACCCCAAGCTAAGGTTGCTGTTGACACCAGAACTTGCACATGGCCATGAGCAAAGAGTTCCTCCACAAGTTGACGATCAGTCCTAACCAACCCCGCATGATGAATTGCGAAACCATAGGATAAAAGATCCTTGAGATCATTGCTCTTGACCAGATCTGTGTGAGCTGAAGAATCTCTCGAGTGAAACTTTCGTCCTTTAAAAACTTACCTAGTGTGTCATTAGCAAGTGCAGTATCTCGTATTGCACGAGCTGTTCTACTTGTTTCCTTTCTTGAGTGGACAAAAATAAGCACTTGCTGCTTTCCTGCCCCACTGATTACCTTCTCATTGCAAACATCATTCATCAGCTGGAATCTCTGCAATGGCTTCTCAACTGTGATTCCAATATACTGTTGAGCCAAAGGGACAGGCCTGTAACTATTGTCAAAATGGAAGAGGCCTTTGTTTAgatcaactcttaaaaactctgcCACATCCTCAAAATTTGGAAGAGTCGCTGACAACCCAACCAGCCGGATATGCTCTTTCGTGGTCTCAATTTGTCTGATAGTTCTTGCAATTATACTTTCCAAAACAGGACCTCTGTTATCATGCAGAAGATGTATCTCATCAATGA
The Capsicum annuum cultivar UCD-10X-F1 chromosome 6, UCD10Xv1.1, whole genome shotgun sequence DNA segment above includes these coding regions:
- the LOC107848814 gene encoding LOW QUALITY PROTEIN: DExH-box ATP-dependent RNA helicase DExH12-like (The sequence of the model RefSeq protein was modified relative to this genomic sequence to represent the inferred CDS: inserted 5 bases in 4 codons; deleted 1 base in 1 codon; substituted 3 bases at 3 genomic stop codons) — translated: MAGDCVEAESLHGKIDPKNFGDRVSRSTLPEKLQKRKGERFVCDSTMQNTNKSRIQEESSVLNWMEAEEGGVYKPKTKETKSAYEAMLSLIQQQLCGQPLNIVRNMIDSDKKKMEIEKVLNERISNQVFDKFVSIGRFITDYQCDRGDDEALYDVDVGVAVDFEDNEDEEESDFDEVPDDDEEDDDDYVQLEANDVAGMGSGIDADEGMTLNVRNIDAYWLQRKISEAYEQQQIDLRQSQKLAEDVFKILAQGGDDREVETNLLVHLQYEEFNLIQYLMRNRLKVVWCTLLARAEDQEKRIKIEQEMLELGPEHAAILEQLHATTRETTKERQKNLEKSXREEARQVKDMTGADGEDHDNGWWMSQRPLLDLDTLAFPQGGLLMANENCEVPAGTYRNRMKGYEEVHVPALKPKLLAPGENLVHISSFPEWAQPAFTGMPQLNRGQSKVYETALFSPENILLCAPTGAGKTNVAMLTILHQIGLNRKEDGSFSHNNYKIVYVAPMKALVAEVVDNLSXRLKPYGVTVKELSGDQSLTRQQIEETQIIVTTPEKWDIITRKSGDRTCTQLVKLLIIDEIHLLHDNRGPVLESIIARTIRQIETTKEHIRLVGLSATLPNFEDVAEFLRVDLNKGLFHFDNSYRPVPLAQQYIGITVEKPLQRFQLMNDVCNEKVISGAGKQQVLIFVHSRKETSRTARAIRDTALANDTLGKFLKDESFTREILXAHTDLVKSNDLKDLLSYGFAIHHAGLVRTDRQLVEELFAHGHVQVLVSTATLAWGVNLPAHTVIIKGTQIYNPEKGAWTELSPLDIMQMLGRAGRPQYDTYGEGIVITGHSELKYYLSLMNQQLPIESQFISKLPDQLNAEIALGTVQNAKEACKWILYTYLYVRMVRNPSLYGLPANGLQTEDALEQRCADLVHSAAALLDKNXLIKYDKKSGYFQVTDLGRIASCYYITHGTISTYNEHLKPTMGDIEFCRLFSLSEEFKCVTVRQDERIELAKLLDRVPIPIKESLEEPSAKINVLLQAYISQLKLEGLSLAADMVYITQSAARLMRALFEIVLKRGWENSSEKRMGSLAEKVLKWCKMISKRMWSVQTPLRQFHGIPNEILMRLEKKDLAWDQYYDLSSQELGELIRFPKEGRILHKFIHQFPKLNLAAHVQPITRSVLRVELTITPDFQWDDKVHGYVEPFWVIVEDNDRERILHHEYFMLKKKYIDEDHTLSFTVPIYELLPPQYFIRVVSDRWIGSQTVLPVSFWHLIFPEMYPPPTDLLDLQPLPVTALRNPVYEALYRDFKHFNPVQTQVFTVFYNSDDNVLVAAPTGSGKTICAEFSILRNHRKGPDSILRAVYIAPLEALAKERYSDWKKKFGDSLGMRVVKLTGEKATDLKLLEKGQLIVSTPEKWDALSRRWKQRKHVQQVSLFIVDELHLIGGQGGAVLEVIVSRMRYISSQVENNIRIVALSTSLANAKDLGGWIGATSHGIFNFPPRVRPVPLEIHFQGVDIVNFEARMQAMTKPTYTAIVQHARNGKRAIVYVPTRKHACLAAVDLMAYSSMDSKDTPVFLLNCGTQLEPFVERINKPVLKETLKYGVGYLHESLSGTDQDIVKTLFETGWIQVCVMSSKICWGVGLSAHLVVVMGTQYHDGRENVHSDYPVSNLLQMMGHAGRPLVDRSGKCIILCHEPRKDYYKKFLCEAFSVESHLQHYLHDNFNAEMVVGVIQNKQDAIDYLTWTFMYRRXTQNPNYYNLQGVSHRHISDHLSELVEXTISDLESSNCVTVVDDVFLSPLNHGRIASFFYISYMTIERFSSSLTSTTKLKGLLEILLSATEYEQLPIRLGEEELIRRLINHQRFSFGNPKYADPHVKANVLLQAHFSRQTVGGNLASDQQEVILSASRLLQAMVDVISSNGXLNLALLAMEVSQMITQGMWGHDSELLQLPHFTRELAKKCQENHGKKIERVFDLVEMKDDERDELLQMSESQLMDIDHFCEGYPYIDLTYDVLGGGNVRAGDNVTLQVTLERDLKGRSEVGPVLAPKYPKDKEEGWWLVVGDIESNQLVAIKRVNLHRKSRIKLDFTAPAEAGTRKYKLYFMCDSYLGCDEEHIFALDVKEWIEANHEDSPAYVMPKSSSMDSHSVKVLPLFFFLRFYIICRGREST